CATACTTATGTTGATATAACATGCATCGAATAAACATGAATTCGATTCACCTTAAATGCACTGTATCAAGGCGTGAGGCTTTAAAGCTTTGAATGGATACAAAATACATCCGATTCCCACATTGATTGCAACCTTTACAAGTTATTTATGGTTATCTTTTACCATTTTTAGATTTATATTTTTTAAAATATTGACTTTTAATGGATCTAACGGATACCTAATCCCTTCAGTGCAGTTATTCTGTGGCAATTAAAAACGCCCAAGGAGCCACCCATAAGAATTCAGATAGGAAAGGAGAGATAGATTCAACATGAAAAAAGTGATCTGTTTTTTGTTTATTACCCTAACGGCCGACATCATGTTTTCTCAGCACCTCATCGCCTCGGAATTAAGTCAAAACACGCAGGAATACACACTGGGTGAAATCGTCGTATCAGATACGAAGCTTGGCGTTGAAGCCGTCGGTACCAATCGAACCATCACCGCAGAAGATATTGAAATCAGTGGTGCCGGCACGCTGGATGAAGCCATTCGGCTTTTACCCGGACTCAGCCTTAAAACCGGCGGGGCCGGTACCCCCCGAATCGACATACGGGGACTTCGCTCCAGGCACATCGTATTATTGCTGGACGGCATACCATTTAACTCCACCAACGACGGGCAATTCGACCCTACCCTCATTCCGGTAGAAAATATCGCCAAAATCAAGGTGTCTTACGGTAGTAATTCCGTTTTATACGGGGACGGCGGGCTGGCCGGGGTCATCAATATCATCACGAAAAAAGGCACCCCGGGAATACAGGTGAGTGCTGCCGCTGAAGCCGGGGAACGGAACCGATGGCTTGAAAAATTCAGCCTTTCCGGCGGGAGCGAAACGGTCAATTTTTTCCTCAGCGGCAGCGCATCGGACACCGACGGATATCCGCTCTCGAATGATTTTGATGATACTCCCTATGAAGACGGGGACCTTCGCGACAACAGCGACCGTGAACGAAACAGCCTGTTTGCCAACGTCGGTATGAACCCTACGGACAACCTGAATATCGGTGTTGTTCTCAACTATTTTACCGGTGAGTACGGCATCCCGACCGGTGTTCTTGATAGTCGTCAGGATCCCTTTGCCAGCAACCAGAAATATGAACGCGTCGACGACTTGGAGGGTTTCTCGACTCAACTTTCCGCAAGCTATGATATTCCCGGCCCTGCGGATATTCGTGGATCGGTATTTATGAACCGGATGGAGGAGGAGGACAATCAATACGACGATGCCACTTACAGCACGCAGGAAGATCTAACTATCAACGGGCTCTATCATAAGCAGGATGAGACCCTGATTACCGGCGGCTATTTTCAGGCGCACTACAGTCTGAATGCCGCAGGTGACTTGGCTTTCGGGTTCGCGACTCGAAAAGAAGAATTCGATTCGGACGGAAAAATAGTCGAAAAAAAGGGTAAGCCCTTTGTGTATTTCAGCGAGGAGTGGGATACGCAAACGCATTCGGCGTCCTGCGAGTATGAAATCTACCCGATAAAGCTCATGGGAATTGTCCTGGGTTACAGTCACCATTGGTTCAAAAAGGATATCGGAGATGACCAGGACAAAGGGGCTTATCTCATCGGTACCCATTACGATATCACGGAAACCACCCGCATTCGGGCCTCTTTCGCCAAAAAGATCCGTTTCCCCTCTATTCGGCAGCTCTATGACAAAGCGACGGGGAATCCGGACCTGAGCGAAGAAAAAGCAAATAACTATGAAGTCGGCGCCTCGCAACGAATCGGTGAAACGACAGAGCTCTCCCTGACGGGCTTTTATCAGGATGTGGACGACTACATTGAAAAGGACGACGGGCCGTATGAAAATCATGACGAGTATCGTTTTCAGGGAGTCGAATTGTCAGTTGAAACCCGCACCGTCAAGAACCTGCTGCTCAGAACCAGCTATACCTATATGGAAAGCGAAGACAAGTCTCCCGGCTCGGAAAAAGACGAGCTGCAATACCGGCCGGAACATAAACTAACATTGGAAGGCAAATACGATTTTATGTACGGATTTTCAGCTTATGCAAGTCTGCTTCATGAATCCAACCAATATACCTATTCCAGGAAAAGTCCGCTGATTAAACGGGAAATGAACGATTATACCATTTTCGATACGAGGCTTGAAAAATCTTTTCTCACCAACAAATTGACCTGCTACGTCGGCGTGGATAATCTTTTCGATGAGGATTATGAGGAGAGTTACGGTCTTCCCAGAGAGGGTAGAACGGTTTATGGCGGAATTCGCGTCACGCATTGAGTTCATTCCGGCCTTCCCCTTTTTTTCCAGCGCCGGGGAAGGCCGGCGTCTTCTGCTAGGAGGCAACCACAAACTTCGTGGATTCCATCGCCAATTCAAAATAAAATCGCTGTTTGTCCACCGCGAAAGCAATGCGCCGGTTTTCCTTGAAATCTGAATCAATTGTTAAAATAATGGCACTGTTCAGGGCCAGTGCTTTGGGTTGACCGCAGACGGTTGATAAATCATAACGATCCTCGATCAGCTTGGTCAGTTTTCCCATGATCTGGTTGACCATTTCCCCCAAACTGTCTGGAACGTCCACCGAGGTATAGTCATTGGCCAGCTCCTCCTCCGGAAGCCCCATGGAGGTCATATAACTTTTATACAGGTTCAGGGCCGCTCCGCCTGAGAAGTTGATAACCACCAGCCCATTATAATCCCCGTTAAACGGTACAAAGCAGCCGATTTGAGGCCGAAGGCTAACCTTCGGGACTTTTTGAATGGTTTTTGAAAAACTGATTTCTTTTCGGGTGTTGATTTCAAGAACTTCCTTTACGGCCTTACAACACAGGCCAATGACGGCGTCAATGGCTTCAATAGGTTCCGACATTCATGCTCCTTTTTTTGAAAACTTACCCAATATAACGTCCCCCTTGCACGGTGTGCCGGGAGCGACCCCAAGGTTTTGCTTGGTTGTTGTTCCAACTTGACATTCCTAACAGAGGTTATGCTATTTTTCAATACATCTGATACGAGGTGATATCAATAAATATAAATAACAATTGGTTGTCTCACCTATCCACTCATTCCACGCATTTCTTTGGCTTGACATGACTTCGACCGGTGCTCTATACGATCAACACTTTTATGCTCGTTCGAATACAGTCGCCTTCGACGGTTTTCAGCCGAGCGTTCAATCCGCTTCACTCATCCGTAACGAGGAAACATCCATTGGAAACAATTCATGTTCAGAAAATTTCCGGCGAACTGTCCATCAACGAATCCCAGGTAGAAGCGACCGGTGCGCTTCTTGAAGACGGCGCCACCATTCCCTTTATCGCCAGATATCGAAAAGAAGTCACCGGAAGCCTGGATGAAGTGGTCATTACCGCCATCAGAGACCGTCTGAAGCAATTGGAGGAGCTTGATGCCCGAAAGGCCAGCATTCTTAATTCCATGACGCAACAAGGGGTGTTGACCGATGAGTTGAAAGCCGCCGTAGCGGCGGCGGACACCCTCGCCGTCCTGGAAGACATCTACCTGCCGTTTAAACCGAAGCGACGAACACGGGGAACCATTGCGCGGGAAAAAGGCCTGGCGCCGCTGGCGGAGATGCTGCTAATGCAAACGGGTTGCGACCCGCAAGCCGAGGCCATTGCCTTTTTGAATGCCGATAAAGGGGTCGAAAGCGTCGCCGATGCACTGGCCGGCGCGCGTGACATCATCGCAGAAATCATCAATGAAGACGGCGAAGCCCGCGCCCGATTGCGACGTCTCTATCTCACAAGGGCGACGATCAAAAGCAAAGTCGCCGCGAACATGGAAACTGCGGGCGAAAAGTACAAAGATTATTTTGATTGGCAGGAGCCGGTCGCCACCGCCCCTTCTCATCGAATTTTAGCAATGCGCCGCGGAGAAAACGAGGATATGCTCAATCTTTCCATGGTGCCGCCCGAAGAGGAAGCCATCGACATCCTGCAAGACCTTTTTTTAACGGGGGACGGACCGGATTGCCTTGAGGTCAAAGCCGCATTGCTTGACAGCTATAAGCGGCTGCTGTCCAGATCCATGGAGACTGAGTTGCGCCTGGCCACCAAAGAAAGGGCCGATGCGGAGGCCATTCGCGTTTTTGCCGATAACCTTCGCCAATTGTTATTGGCGCCCCCTCTCGGGGCAAAACGCGTGATGGGCATCGATCCCGGGTTTCGTACGGGCTGCAAATTGGTCTGTCTGGATCGACAGGGGAAACTGCTCCATGATGATGTCATCTTTCCCCATTCTTCGGAAAGGCAGGTGCAAATCGCAAGGGACACCGTGTTGGCGCTTTGTGAGCGCTTCGAGGTGGAAGCCATCGCCGTCGGCAATGGGACAGCCGGCAGGGAGACCGAAGCGTTCGTCCGCGCCCTGCCCCTGCCCCGGTTGATTCCGGTGATCATGGTCAACGAAAGCGGTGCTTCGGTTTATTCGGCCTCCGAGGTCGCCAGAAAAGAATTTCCAGATCACGATTTAACGGTTCGGGGCGCTGTATCCATCGGCAGGCGCCTGATGGATCCACTGGCCGAATTGGTGAAAATCGATCCCAAGTCCATCGGCGTCGGTCAGTATCAGCACGATGTGGATCAAACCGCGCTCAAGCAATCCCTGGATGATGTGGTGATCAGCTGCGTCAACAGCGTGGGGGTGGACGTCAATCGCGCCAGTGCGCAATTGCTCACATATGTGTCTGGCCTCGGCCCGCAACTGGCGCAAAATATCATCGTGCATCGGGACGAAAACGGACCTTTCGATTCAAGAGAAAAACTTAAGAAAGTGCACCGGCTGGGGCCCAAGGCCTTTGAACAGTGCGCCGGATTTTTACGGATTCAAAACGGCGCGAATCCGCTGGACGCGAGCGCCGTTCACCCGGAAAGATACGCCCTGGTGAACACCATGGCCCGGGATTTGGGATGTCACATTACGGACCTGATGTCTTCTGCCGAACTTCGAAACAAAATCGACTTAACCGCCTATGTAACGGATACCGTGGGGCTTCCGACCCTCAACGACATTCTTAAAGAGCTTGCCAAGCCCGGTCGTGATCCGCGAAAATCTTTTGAAATCTTTGAATTTGCGAGCGGCATCGAAAAAATGGAGGATCTGTTACCCGGCATGAAGCTGCCCGGCATCGTCACCAATGTCACCGCGTTCGGAGCCTTTGTGGACATTGGCGTGCATCAGGACGGTCTGGTGCATGTCAGTGAGCTGGCGGACCGGTTTGTCAAAAATCCGGCCGAAATCGTCAAGGTTCAGCAAAAGGTGATGGTAACCGTGCTGGAAGTAGATTCGGCAAGGAAACGAATTTCCCTATCCATAAAAAGCGCACCGGGCGAC
The genomic region above belongs to Desulfobacterales bacterium and contains:
- a CDS encoding TonB-dependent receptor produces the protein MKKVICFLFITLTADIMFSQHLIASELSQNTQEYTLGEIVVSDTKLGVEAVGTNRTITAEDIEISGAGTLDEAIRLLPGLSLKTGGAGTPRIDIRGLRSRHIVLLLDGIPFNSTNDGQFDPTLIPVENIAKIKVSYGSNSVLYGDGGLAGVINIITKKGTPGIQVSAAAEAGERNRWLEKFSLSGGSETVNFFLSGSASDTDGYPLSNDFDDTPYEDGDLRDNSDRERNSLFANVGMNPTDNLNIGVVLNYFTGEYGIPTGVLDSRQDPFASNQKYERVDDLEGFSTQLSASYDIPGPADIRGSVFMNRMEEEDNQYDDATYSTQEDLTINGLYHKQDETLITGGYFQAHYSLNAAGDLAFGFATRKEEFDSDGKIVEKKGKPFVYFSEEWDTQTHSASCEYEIYPIKLMGIVLGYSHHWFKKDIGDDQDKGAYLIGTHYDITETTRIRASFAKKIRFPSIRQLYDKATGNPDLSEEKANNYEVGASQRIGETTELSLTGFYQDVDDYIEKDDGPYENHDEYRFQGVELSVETRTVKNLLLRTSYTYMESEDKSPGSEKDELQYRPEHKLTLEGKYDFMYGFSAYASLLHESNQYTYSRKSPLIKREMNDYTIFDTRLEKSFLTNKLTCYVGVDNLFDEDYEESYGLPREGRTVYGGIRVTH
- a CDS encoding DUF3334 family protein, yielding MSEPIEAIDAVIGLCCKAVKEVLEINTRKEISFSKTIQKVPKVSLRPQIGCFVPFNGDYNGLVVINFSGGAALNLYKSYMTSMGLPEEELANDYTSVDVPDSLGEMVNQIMGKLTKLIEDRYDLSTVCGQPKALALNSAIILTIDSDFKENRRIAFAVDKQRFYFELAMESTKFVVAS
- a CDS encoding Tex family protein yields the protein METIHVQKISGELSINESQVEATGALLEDGATIPFIARYRKEVTGSLDEVVITAIRDRLKQLEELDARKASILNSMTQQGVLTDELKAAVAAADTLAVLEDIYLPFKPKRRTRGTIAREKGLAPLAEMLLMQTGCDPQAEAIAFLNADKGVESVADALAGARDIIAEIINEDGEARARLRRLYLTRATIKSKVAANMETAGEKYKDYFDWQEPVATAPSHRILAMRRGENEDMLNLSMVPPEEEAIDILQDLFLTGDGPDCLEVKAALLDSYKRLLSRSMETELRLATKERADAEAIRVFADNLRQLLLAPPLGAKRVMGIDPGFRTGCKLVCLDRQGKLLHDDVIFPHSSERQVQIARDTVLALCERFEVEAIAVGNGTAGRETEAFVRALPLPRLIPVIMVNESGASVYSASEVARKEFPDHDLTVRGAVSIGRRLMDPLAELVKIDPKSIGVGQYQHDVDQTALKQSLDDVVISCVNSVGVDVNRASAQLLTYVSGLGPQLAQNIIVHRDENGPFDSREKLKKVHRLGPKAFEQCAGFLRIQNGANPLDASAVHPERYALVNTMARDLGCHITDLMSSAELRNKIDLTAYVTDTVGLPTLNDILKELAKPGRDPRKSFEIFEFASGIEKMEDLLPGMKLPGIVTNVTAFGAFVDIGVHQDGLVHVSELADRFVKNPAEIVKVQQKVMVTVLEVDSARKRISLSIKSAPGDRAPASQKKAPSTHGKPRQEKPANQPFNNPFAALKNKGFDKP